In the Klebsiella aerogenes KCTC 2190 genome, one interval contains:
- the hscA gene encoding Fe-S protein assembly chaperone HscA, producing the protein MALLQISEPGLSAAPHQRRLAAGIDLGTTNSLVATVRSGQAETLPDHQGRYLLPSVVNYHASGLTVGYEARLNAAQDPVNTISSVKRMMGRSLADIQTRYPHLPYQLQASENGLPMLQTAGGLLNPVRVSADILKALAARATEALAGDLDGVVITVPAYFDDAQRQGTKDAARLAGLHVLRLLNEPTAAAIAYGLDSGQEGVIAVYDLGGGTFDISILRLSRGVFEVLATGGDSALGGDDFDHLLADYLREQAGLSDRSDNRLQRELLDAAIAAKIALSDADVAHVEVGGWQGDISRSQFNDLIAPLVKRTLMACRRALKDAGVEAQEVLEVVMVGGSTRVPLVRERVGEFFGRTPLTSIDPDKVVAIGAAIQADILVGNKPDSELLLLDVIPLSLGLETMGGLVEKVIPRNTTIPVARAQEFTTFKDGQTAMSIHVMQGERELVQDCRSLARFALRGIPALPAGGAHIRVTFQVDADGLLSVTAMEKSTGVEASIQVKPSYGLTDGEIANMIKDSMSYAEQDIQARMLAEQKVEAARVLESLESALAADAALLSAAERQVIDAAAEQVRTAAAGEDADAIKEAIKNIDTQTQEFAARRMDQSVRAALKGQSVDEV; encoded by the coding sequence ATGGCCCTATTACAAATTAGTGAGCCTGGTCTGAGCGCCGCGCCGCATCAGCGTCGATTGGCGGCAGGTATCGACCTTGGCACCACCAATTCTCTGGTTGCTACCGTGCGTAGCGGCCAGGCCGAAACTCTGCCCGATCATCAAGGCCGCTACCTGCTGCCGTCGGTCGTGAACTACCACGCCTCGGGGCTGACCGTCGGCTATGAAGCCCGGCTGAATGCCGCTCAGGATCCGGTGAACACCATCAGCTCGGTGAAGCGAATGATGGGGCGTTCCCTCGCCGATATTCAAACCCGCTATCCGCATCTGCCGTATCAGCTGCAGGCCAGCGAAAATGGACTGCCGATGCTCCAGACCGCCGGCGGCTTGCTGAATCCGGTGCGGGTCTCCGCCGATATCCTCAAAGCGCTGGCTGCCCGGGCGACCGAAGCGTTGGCGGGCGATCTCGACGGCGTGGTCATTACCGTTCCGGCCTATTTCGATGATGCTCAGCGTCAGGGAACCAAAGACGCGGCGCGTCTGGCGGGCCTGCACGTGCTGCGTCTGCTCAATGAGCCGACCGCGGCGGCTATCGCCTACGGCCTCGATTCCGGCCAGGAAGGGGTGATTGCGGTTTACGATCTCGGCGGCGGTACCTTTGATATCTCCATTCTGCGCTTAAGCCGCGGGGTGTTTGAAGTGCTGGCGACCGGCGGCGATTCCGCTCTCGGCGGCGATGATTTCGACCATCTGCTGGCCGACTATCTGCGCGAGCAGGCAGGTCTCAGCGACCGTAGCGATAACCGCCTGCAGCGTGAGCTGCTGGATGCCGCCATTGCGGCGAAAATCGCCTTGAGCGATGCCGACGTGGCGCACGTTGAGGTCGGCGGCTGGCAGGGCGATATCAGCCGTAGCCAGTTTAACGATCTGATTGCCCCACTGGTAAAACGTACTCTGATGGCCTGCCGTCGCGCGCTGAAAGACGCCGGCGTTGAAGCGCAAGAAGTGCTGGAAGTGGTGATGGTTGGCGGCTCCACCCGCGTGCCGTTGGTGCGTGAGCGCGTTGGCGAATTCTTTGGCCGTACCCCGCTGACCTCTATCGACCCGGACAAAGTCGTCGCCATTGGCGCGGCGATTCAGGCGGATATTCTGGTCGGCAACAAACCGGACAGCGAACTGCTGCTGCTTGATGTTATCCCGCTGTCGCTTGGGCTGGAAACCATGGGCGGCCTGGTAGAGAAAGTGATCCCGCGTAATACCACCATTCCGGTGGCCCGCGCGCAGGAGTTTACCACTTTCAAAGATGGCCAAACGGCGATGTCTATTCACGTGATGCAGGGCGAACGTGAGCTGGTGCAGGATTGCCGCTCCCTGGCGCGTTTTGCGCTGCGCGGTATCCCGGCGCTGCCGGCGGGCGGGGCGCATATTCGCGTGACCTTCCAGGTTGATGCCGACGGTCTGCTGAGCGTCACGGCGATGGAGAAATCGACCGGCGTGGAAGCCTCAATCCAGGTGAAACCGTCTTACGGCCTGACCGACGGCGAAATCGCCAACATGATTAAAGATTCGATGAGCTACGCCGAACAGGATATTCAGGCGCGTATGCTGGCTGAACAGAAAGTCGAAGCCGCTCGCGTACTGGAGAGCCTGGAAAGCGCGCTGGCCGCCGACGCCGCGCTGTTAAGCGCCGCAGAGCGTCAGGTTATCGATGCCGCCGCGGAGCAGGTTCGCACCGCCGCGGCAGGCGAAGATGCCGACGCGATTAAAGAAGCCATTAAAAATATCGACACACAAACCCAGGAATTCGCCGCACGCCGCATGGACCAGTCGGTCCGCGCTGCGCTGAAAGGCCAATCCGTGGACGAGGTTTAA
- the iscA gene encoding iron-sulfur cluster assembly protein IscA: MSITLSDSAAARVNSFLANRGKGFGLRLGVRTSGCSGMAYVLEFVDEPAAEDTVFEDKGVKVVIDGKSLQFLDGTQLDFVKEGLNEGFKFTNPNVKDECGCGESFNV, encoded by the coding sequence ATGTCGATTACCTTAAGCGACAGTGCAGCAGCGCGAGTCAATTCCTTCCTGGCGAACCGCGGTAAAGGCTTTGGCCTGCGTCTGGGGGTAAGAACCTCCGGCTGTTCAGGTATGGCTTATGTACTGGAATTTGTTGACGAGCCGGCGGCAGAAGACACCGTGTTTGAAGACAAAGGCGTGAAAGTCGTGATCGACGGTAAGAGCCTGCAATTCCTCGACGGCACTCAACTGGACTTCGTCAAAGAAGGCCTTAACGAAGGGTTCAAATTTACTAACCCGAACGTGAAAGATGAGTGCGGTTGCGGCGAAAGCTTTAACGTATAA
- the hscB gene encoding co-chaperone HscB has product MDYFTLFGLPASYTLSLEQLAVRYQDLQRQYHPDKFASAPAAEQLAAVQHSATINQAWQTLRHPLTRAEYLLSLHGFDLASEQHTVRDTAFLMEQLELREELDEIGQAKDEARLEAFIKRVKALFDTRHQLMVEQLQNETWDAAADTVRKLRFLDKLRSSAEELEEKLLDF; this is encoded by the coding sequence ATGGACTATTTCACCCTCTTCGGGTTACCAGCCAGCTATACCCTCTCGCTCGAACAACTGGCTGTCCGGTATCAGGATCTGCAGCGCCAGTACCATCCGGATAAATTCGCCAGCGCGCCCGCTGCGGAACAGCTGGCTGCGGTTCAGCACTCCGCCACCATTAACCAGGCCTGGCAGACTCTGCGTCATCCGCTGACCCGTGCGGAATATCTCCTTTCGCTGCACGGCTTTGACCTCGCCAGCGAGCAGCACACCGTCCGCGACACCGCGTTCCTGATGGAGCAGCTGGAACTGCGCGAAGAGCTCGATGAAATCGGCCAGGCGAAAGACGAAGCGCGGCTGGAAGCCTTTATCAAACGGGTAAAAGCGCTGTTTGATACCCGCCATCAACTGATGGTTGAACAATTGCAAAACGAGACCTGGGATGCGGCGGCTGATACTGTACGCAAGCTCCGTTTTCTCGATAAACTGCGCAGCAGTGCTGAAGAACTCGAAGAAAAACTGCTCGATTTTTAA
- the iscS gene encoding cysteine desulfurase → MKLPIYLDYSATTPVDPRVAEKMMQFLTLDGTFGNPASRSHRFGWQAEEAVDIARNQIAELVGADPREIVFTSGATESDNLAIKGAANFYQKKGKHIITSKTEHKAVLDTCRQLEREGFEVTYLAPQSNGIIDLKELEAAMRDDTILVSIMHVNNEIGVVQDIATIGEMCRARGIIYHVDATQSVGKLPIDLSQLKVDLMSFSGHKIYGPKGIGALYVRRKPRIRIEAQMHGGGHERGMRSGTLPVHQIVGMGEAYRIAKEEMESEMARLRGLRDRLWNGVKDMEEVYLNGDLEQGAPNILNVSFNYVEGESLIMALKDLAVSSGSACTSASLEPSYVLRALGMTDELAHSSIRFSLGRFTTEEEIDYTIKLVRNSIGRLRDLSPLWEMFKQGVDLNSIEWSHH, encoded by the coding sequence ATGAAATTACCGATTTACCTCGATTACTCCGCAACAACGCCGGTGGACCCGCGTGTTGCCGAGAAAATGATGCAGTTCCTGACCCTGGACGGGACCTTTGGTAACCCGGCCTCACGTTCTCACCGTTTCGGTTGGCAGGCTGAAGAGGCGGTAGATATCGCCCGTAATCAGATTGCCGAACTGGTCGGCGCCGATCCGCGCGAAATCGTCTTTACCTCCGGCGCAACGGAATCCGATAACCTGGCGATTAAAGGTGCAGCCAACTTTTATCAGAAAAAAGGCAAGCACATCATCACCAGCAAAACTGAGCATAAAGCGGTGCTGGATACCTGCCGTCAGCTCGAGCGCGAAGGTTTTGAAGTGACCTACCTTGCTCCTCAGAGCAACGGTATTATCGATCTGAAAGAACTGGAAGCGGCGATGCGTGACGACACCATCCTGGTTTCCATTATGCACGTGAACAACGAAATCGGCGTGGTGCAGGATATCGCTACCATCGGCGAAATGTGCCGCGCCCGCGGTATCATTTACCACGTTGACGCCACCCAGAGCGTGGGCAAACTGCCTATCGATCTGAGCCAGCTGAAAGTTGACCTGATGTCCTTCTCCGGTCACAAAATTTATGGCCCGAAAGGTATCGGCGCGCTGTACGTACGCCGTAAGCCGCGTATCCGCATCGAAGCGCAGATGCACGGCGGCGGTCACGAGCGCGGCATGCGTTCTGGCACCCTGCCTGTCCACCAGATCGTCGGTATGGGCGAAGCTTACCGTATCGCCAAAGAAGAGATGGAAAGCGAAATGGCGCGCCTGCGCGGCCTGCGTGACCGTCTGTGGAACGGCGTGAAAGATATGGAAGAAGTCTATCTGAATGGCGACCTTGAGCAGGGCGCGCCGAACATTCTCAACGTCAGCTTCAACTATGTTGAAGGCGAGTCGCTGATTATGGCGCTGAAAGACCTGGCGGTTTCCTCCGGTTCAGCCTGTACTTCCGCGAGCCTTGAGCCATCCTACGTGCTGCGCGCGTTAGGCATGACTGATGAACTGGCGCACAGTTCTATTCGTTTCTCTTTAGGTCGTTTCACTACCGAAGAAGAGATTGACTACACCATCAAGCTGGTTCGTAACTCCATCGGCCGTCTGCGCGACCTTTCTCCGCTGTGGGAAATGTTCAAGCAGGGCGTGGATCTGAACAGCATTGAATGGTCACATCACTAA
- the iscR gene encoding Fe-S cluster assembly transcriptional regulator IscR has translation MRLTSKGRYAVTAMLDVALNSETGPVPLADISERQGISLSYLEQLFSRLRKNGLVSSVRGPGGGYLLGKEAGSIAVGEVISAVDESVDATRCQGKGGCQGGDKCLTHALWRDLSERLTGFLNNITLGELVNNQEILDVSGRQHNHESQRTTRSQDAIDVKLRA, from the coding sequence ATGAGACTGACATCTAAAGGGCGTTATGCCGTGACCGCAATGCTTGACGTTGCGCTCAACTCTGAAACGGGTCCGGTTCCGTTGGCAGATATTTCAGAGCGTCAGGGAATTTCGCTTTCCTATCTGGAACAGCTGTTCTCTCGCCTGCGTAAAAATGGTCTGGTATCCAGCGTTCGTGGACCAGGCGGCGGTTACCTGTTAGGTAAAGAAGCTGGCAGCATCGCCGTAGGCGAAGTGATCAGCGCCGTAGACGAATCCGTTGACGCCACCCGTTGTCAGGGTAAAGGCGGCTGCCAGGGTGGCGATAAGTGTCTGACCCACGCGCTGTGGCGCGATCTGAGCGAACGTTTGACCGGTTTCCTCAACAACATCACCTTGGGCGAACTGGTGAATAACCAGGAAATCCTCGATGTTTCTGGTCGTCAGCACAATCATGAATCTCAGCGTACTACGCGTTCTCAGGACGCCATTGACGTAAAACTGCGCGCCTAG
- the fdx gene encoding ISC system 2Fe-2S type ferredoxin, protein MPKIVFLPHQDLCPDGVVVEAESGETILDAALRSGIEIEHACEKSCACTTCHCIVREGFDSLAESSEDEDDMLDKAWGLEPDSRLSCQARVTNEDLVVEIPRYTINHAREH, encoded by the coding sequence ATGCCAAAAATTGTTTTTCTGCCCCACCAGGACCTGTGCCCGGATGGCGTAGTTGTGGAAGCTGAGAGCGGTGAAACCATTCTGGATGCGGCGCTGCGTAGCGGTATCGAGATTGAACACGCCTGTGAGAAATCCTGTGCCTGCACCACCTGCCACTGCATCGTGCGTGAAGGTTTTGACTCGCTGGCGGAAAGTAGCGAAGATGAAGACGACATGCTGGATAAAGCCTGGGGGCTGGAACCTGACAGCCGTCTGAGCTGTCAGGCGCGCGTCACCAACGAAGATCTGGTCGTTGAGATCCCGCGTTACACCATCAACCACGCACGCGAGCACTAA
- the iscX gene encoding Fe-S cluster assembly protein IscX: protein MALKWTDSREIGEALYDAYPDLDPKTVRFTDMHQWICDLEEFDDDPNASNEKILEAILLVWLDEAE from the coding sequence ATGGCACTGAAATGGACCGACAGTCGCGAAATCGGCGAAGCCTTGTATGACGCTTACCCGGATCTCGACCCGAAAACCGTTCGCTTCACCGATATGCATCAGTGGATTTGCGACCTGGAAGAGTTCGATGACGACCCAAACGCATCCAATGAAAAAATTCTGGAGGCGATTCTGCTAGTCTGGTTAGACGAAGCCGAATAA
- the pepB gene encoding aminopeptidase PepB, which yields MTEAMKITLSTLPADARWGEKATWSINNDGIALHLNGKDDLGLIQRAARKIDGMGIKHVALSGEGWNTDRAWAFWAGYKGPKGQRQVEWPTLDDAQRSELDNRLTIIDWVRDTINAPAEELGPEQLAQRAVDLLCGVAGEKVSYRITKGEDLREQNYLGLHTVGRGSERPPVLLALDYNPTGDKDAPVYACLVGKGITFDSGGYSIKQSAFMDSMKSDMGGAATVTGALAFAITRGLNKRVKLFLCCADNLISGNAFKLGDIIHYRNGKTVEIMNTDAEGRLVLADGLIDASAQKPQLIIDAATLTGAAKTALGNDYHALFSFDDALANRLLASAQAENEAFWRLPLAEFHRNQLPSNFAELNNTGSAAYPAGASTAAGFLSHFVENYHQGWLHIDCSATYRKAAVEQWSAGATGLGVRTIANLLTAE from the coding sequence ATGACCGAAGCCATGAAGATTACGCTTTCTACTCTGCCTGCCGATGCGCGCTGGGGAGAAAAAGCGACCTGGAGTATCAATAACGACGGTATCGCCTTACATCTCAACGGTAAAGACGACCTGGGGTTAATCCAGCGCGCGGCGCGCAAAATTGACGGCATGGGTATCAAGCACGTCGCCCTGAGCGGCGAAGGCTGGAACACCGATCGCGCCTGGGCCTTTTGGGCCGGCTATAAAGGGCCGAAAGGTCAGCGCCAGGTCGAATGGCCAACCCTGGACGACGCGCAGCGCAGCGAGCTGGATAACCGTCTGACGATCATCGATTGGGTTCGCGACACCATCAACGCGCCGGCAGAAGAGCTGGGGCCAGAACAGCTGGCGCAGCGCGCCGTCGATCTGCTGTGCGGCGTGGCGGGCGAAAAGGTCAGCTATCGCATCACCAAAGGCGAAGATCTGCGCGAGCAGAACTATCTTGGCCTGCATACCGTTGGCCGCGGCTCCGAGCGCCCGCCGGTCCTGCTGGCGCTGGACTACAACCCGACCGGCGATAAAGACGCGCCGGTATACGCCTGTCTGGTCGGCAAAGGCATCACCTTCGACTCCGGCGGCTACAGCATCAAGCAAAGCGCCTTTATGGATTCGATGAAATCCGACATGGGCGGTGCGGCCACCGTGACGGGCGCGCTGGCTTTCGCCATTACCCGCGGTCTGAACAAACGTGTGAAGCTGTTCCTGTGCTGCGCGGATAACCTGATTAGCGGCAACGCTTTCAAGCTTGGCGATATCATTCATTACCGCAACGGTAAAACCGTTGAAATCATGAACACCGACGCCGAAGGTCGCCTGGTGCTGGCGGATGGCCTGATCGACGCCTCGGCGCAGAAGCCGCAGCTGATCATCGATGCCGCCACCCTGACCGGTGCGGCGAAAACGGCGTTGGGTAACGACTACCACGCGCTGTTTAGCTTTGACGACGCGCTGGCGAATCGTCTGCTGGCGAGCGCGCAGGCGGAAAATGAAGCCTTCTGGCGTCTGCCGCTGGCCGAATTCCACCGCAACCAGCTGCCGTCTAACTTCGCTGAACTGAACAACACCGGTAGCGCGGCGTATCCGGCCGGCGCCAGCACCGCGGCGGGATTCCTGTCCCACTTCGTGGAAAACTACCACCAGGGCTGGCTGCATATCGACTGCTCTGCGACTTACCGTAAAGCTGCGGTTGAACAGTGGTCGGCGGGTGCGACTGGCCTTGGCGTGCGCACTATCGCTAATCTGCTGACGGCTGAGTAA
- the sseA gene encoding 3-mercaptopyruvate sulfurtransferase: MSTSFFVAADWLAEHIDDPQIQILDARMAPAGQEALRDMAAEYRDGHIPGAVFFDIEALSDHTSPLPHMMPRAETFAVAMRELGVNSDKHLVVYDEGNLFSAPRAWWMLRTFGVEKVSIVAGGLEGWRRDELPLEKGEPDLPEGEFEVNFDPEVIKRLTDVLLVSHEGSAQIVDARPAARFNGLADEPRPGLRRGHIPGALNVPWTELVINGELKTVDEMNDIFKRQGVDFARPIIASCGSGVTAAVVVLALTTLGVNGVCLYDGSWSEWGARTDLPIEPAQ, translated from the coding sequence ATGTCCACCTCATTCTTTGTTGCGGCCGACTGGCTGGCGGAACATATTGATGACCCGCAGATTCAAATTCTGGATGCGCGGATGGCGCCGGCGGGTCAGGAAGCGCTGCGCGATATGGCGGCGGAATACCGCGACGGGCATATCCCCGGCGCGGTTTTTTTTGATATCGAAGCGCTGTCTGACCACACCAGCCCGCTGCCGCATATGATGCCGCGTGCGGAAACCTTCGCCGTGGCGATGCGCGAGCTTGGCGTCAACAGCGATAAGCACCTGGTGGTTTATGATGAAGGCAATCTGTTCTCAGCGCCGCGCGCCTGGTGGATGCTACGTACCTTCGGCGTCGAAAAAGTGTCAATTGTCGCCGGCGGCCTCGAAGGCTGGCGCCGTGATGAATTGCCGCTGGAGAAAGGCGAACCCGACCTGCCGGAAGGCGAATTTGAGGTGAACTTCGATCCGGAGGTGATCAAACGCTTAACCGATGTGCTGCTGGTCAGCCACGAAGGATCGGCGCAGATCGTTGATGCCCGTCCGGCGGCGCGTTTTAACGGGCTGGCGGATGAGCCGCGTCCAGGCTTACGCCGCGGGCATATCCCCGGCGCGCTTAACGTCCCGTGGACCGAGCTGGTGATTAATGGCGAACTGAAAACCGTTGATGAGATGAACGATATCTTTAAGCGTCAGGGCGTTGATTTTGCCCGACCGATTATCGCCAGCTGCGGTTCCGGGGTAACGGCGGCAGTGGTGGTTCTGGCGTTGACCACCCTCGGCGTCAACGGCGTGTGCCTGTACGATGGCTCGTGGAGCGAATGGGGCGCGAGAACGGATTTGCCGATCGAGCCGGCGCAGTAA
- the trmJ gene encoding tRNA (cytosine(32)/uridine(32)-2'-O)-methyltransferase TrmJ: MLQNIRIVLVETSHTGNMGSVARAMKTMGLTNLWLVNPLVKPDSQAIALAAGASDVIGNAQIVDTLDEALAGCSLVVGTSARSRTLPWPMLDPRECGLKSVAEGQHAPVALVFGRERVGLTNDELQKCHYHVAIAANPEYSSLNLAMAVQVIAYEVRMAWLATQEQAQPAVEHEETPYPLVDDLERFYGHLEQTLLATGFIRPNHPGQVMNKLRRLFTRARPESQELNILRGMLASIEQQNKGK; this comes from the coding sequence ATGCTGCAAAATATTCGAATCGTACTGGTAGAAACCTCACACACCGGCAATATGGGCTCCGTTGCCCGCGCGATGAAAACCATGGGCTTAACTAACCTGTGGCTGGTCAACCCGCTGGTGAAACCTGATTCCCAGGCCATCGCGCTGGCCGCTGGCGCCAGCGATGTGATTGGTAACGCGCAGATCGTCGATACCCTTGATGAAGCGCTGGCGGGCTGTAGCCTGGTGGTTGGCACCAGCGCGCGCTCCCGCACGCTGCCGTGGCCGATGCTGGATCCGCGCGAATGCGGTCTGAAAAGCGTCGCCGAAGGTCAGCATGCGCCGGTCGCGCTGGTCTTTGGCCGCGAGCGCGTTGGCCTGACTAACGACGAACTGCAGAAATGCCACTATCACGTGGCGATCGCCGCCAACCCCGAGTACAGCTCGCTGAACCTGGCAATGGCGGTGCAGGTTATCGCCTATGAAGTGCGAATGGCCTGGCTGGCGACTCAGGAACAGGCGCAACCGGCGGTTGAACATGAAGAAACGCCGTATCCGCTGGTCGATGATTTAGAACGTTTCTACGGCCACCTTGAGCAGACGCTGCTGGCGACCGGTTTTATCCGCCCGAATCATCCGGGACAGGTGATGAACAAGTTGCGTCGCCTGTTCACCCGCGCGCGTCCGGAAAGCCAGGAGCTGAACATCCTGCGCGGGATGCTGGCGTCTATTGAGCAGCAGAATAAAGGTAAGTAA
- the suhB gene encoding inositol-1-monophosphatase, which translates to MHPMLNIAVRAARKAGNLIAKHYETPDSVETSQKGSNDFVTNVDKAAEAIIIETIRKSYPQHTIITEESGEHAGEDQDIQWVIDPLDGTTNFVKRLPHFSVSIAVRIKGRTEVAVVYDPMRNELFTATRGQGAQLNGYRLRGSNARDLDGTIIATGFPFKAKQHATAYMNILGNMFTECADFRRTGSAALDLAYVAAGRVDGYFEIALKPWDFAAGELIAREAGAIVCDFTGGHNYMLTGNIVAGNPRVVKAMLANMREQLSEALKR; encoded by the coding sequence ATGCATCCGATGCTGAACATTGCCGTGCGCGCAGCGCGCAAGGCGGGTAATTTAATTGCCAAGCACTACGAAACGCCAGATTCCGTAGAAACCAGCCAGAAAGGCAGCAATGACTTTGTGACTAACGTCGATAAAGCCGCAGAAGCGATTATTATCGAAACCATTCGCAAGTCTTACCCACAGCACACCATCATCACCGAAGAAAGCGGCGAGCACGCTGGTGAAGATCAGGATATTCAATGGGTTATCGATCCACTGGATGGCACCACCAACTTCGTTAAACGTCTGCCACACTTCTCTGTTTCCATCGCCGTACGCATTAAAGGCCGTACTGAAGTCGCGGTGGTTTACGATCCAATGCGTAATGAACTGTTCACCGCCACCCGCGGCCAGGGCGCGCAGCTGAACGGCTACCGTCTGCGCGGCAGCAACGCTCGCGATCTCGACGGTACTATCATCGCCACCGGTTTCCCGTTCAAAGCGAAGCAGCACGCTACCGCTTACATGAACATCCTCGGCAATATGTTCACCGAGTGCGCTGACTTCCGTCGCACCGGTTCCGCCGCACTGGATCTGGCCTACGTTGCCGCTGGCCGCGTTGATGGTTACTTTGAAATCGCCCTCAAACCGTGGGATTTCGCCGCAGGCGAGCTGATCGCTCGTGAAGCAGGCGCCATCGTTTGCGACTTCACCGGTGGTCATAACTATATGCTGACCGGCAACATCGTAGCCGGTAACCCGCGCGTCGTGAAAGCGATGCTGGCGAACATGCGCGAGCAGCTGAGCGAAGCGCTGAAGCGTTAA
- the sseB gene encoding enhanced serine sensitivity protein SseB, protein MSDTKNELETLLEKAATEPAHRPAFFTALLEATVWVPGSAADGEQIVEDSALDLQHWEKEDGTSVIPFFTSLEALQQAVEDEQAFVMMPARTLMAMTLGESLFLNPKLPSGKEFTPREISHLLGEEGSPLSTQTVLEGGEALLLSEVAEPPAQMVDSLTTLFKTLKTVKRAFLCSIKESADAPTNLLIGIEAEGDIESIIQTTGSVATDTLPGDEPIDICQVVEGEKGISHFMIAHITPFYEKRWGSFLRDFKQNRII, encoded by the coding sequence ATGTCTGATACTAAAAATGAATTAGAAACTCTGCTGGAGAAGGCGGCGACCGAGCCTGCCCATCGTCCGGCATTTTTCACCGCGCTGCTTGAGGCCACCGTGTGGGTGCCGGGCAGCGCGGCTGACGGCGAGCAGATTGTCGAAGATAGCGCCCTCGATCTACAGCATTGGGAAAAAGAAGACGGCACGTCGGTTATTCCGTTCTTTACCTCGCTGGAGGCGCTGCAGCAGGCGGTAGAAGACGAACAGGCTTTCGTGATGATGCCCGCCCGCACGCTGATGGCGATGACGCTGGGCGAATCGCTGTTCCTCAACCCGAAGCTGCCGAGCGGCAAAGAATTCACCCCGCGGGAAATCAGCCATCTGCTGGGTGAAGAGGGCAGCCCGCTCAGTACCCAGACGGTACTGGAAGGCGGCGAAGCGCTGCTGCTGTCTGAAGTCGCCGAACCGCCGGCGCAGATGGTGGATTCGTTGACCACGCTGTTCAAAACGCTGAAGACCGTCAAGCGGGCGTTTCTGTGCTCGATTAAAGAGAGCGCCGACGCGCCGACCAACTTGTTGATCGGGATTGAAGCGGAAGGAGATATTGAATCCATTATCCAAACCACCGGCAGCGTGGCCACCGATACCTTGCCAGGCGATGAACCTATCGATATTTGCCAGGTGGTAGAAGGCGAGAAGGGCATCAGCCACTTTATGATTGCCCATATTACGCCGTTCTATGAGAAACGTTGGGGCAGCTTCCTGCGCGATTTCAAACAGAACCGGATTATTTAA
- the iscU gene encoding Fe-S cluster assembly scaffold IscU yields the protein MAYSEKVIDHYENPRNVGSFDNSDDSVGSGMVGAPACGDVMKLQIKVNNEGIIEDARFKTYGCGSAIASSSLVTEWVKGKSLDEAQAIKNTDIAEELELPPVKIHCSILAEDAIKAAIADYKSKREAK from the coding sequence ATGGCATACAGCGAAAAAGTCATCGATCATTACGAAAACCCGCGCAACGTCGGCTCCTTCGACAACAGCGACGACAGCGTCGGTAGCGGTATGGTTGGCGCGCCGGCGTGCGGCGACGTCATGAAGTTGCAGATTAAAGTCAACAATGAAGGTATCATTGAAGACGCGCGCTTCAAGACCTATGGCTGCGGTTCCGCTATCGCTTCCAGCTCCCTGGTCACCGAGTGGGTGAAAGGTAAATCTCTGGACGAAGCGCAGGCTATCAAGAACACCGATATCGCCGAAGAACTGGAACTGCCGCCGGTGAAAATTCACTGCTCTATCCTGGCGGAAGACGCGATTAAAGCCGCGATTGCGGATTACAAAAGCAAACGTGAAGCAAAATAA